A single region of the Peromyscus leucopus breed LL Stock unplaced genomic scaffold, UCI_PerLeu_2.1 scaffold_384, whole genome shotgun sequence genome encodes:
- the LOC114697852 gene encoding delta and Notch-like epidermal growth factor-related receptor, translated as MVSFQFVTDPCVSNPCHHGNCSSSSSSSSSSSSSNDSYLCICNDGYESLNCEQPLPSVPSSGWTESMVPRQLQPVPATEEPDIILPRSQATMTLPTWQPKTGQKVVEMKWDQVEVVPDVACGNASSNNSAGGRLVSFEVPQNTSVKIRQDATASLILLWKVTATGFQQCSLIDGRSVTPLQAPGGLVLLEEMLALGPNHFIGELWKPCQSRSDSAQT; from the exons ATGGTCTCCTTTCAGTTTGTTACAGATCCTTGTGTCAGCAACCCTTGTCACCATGGtaactgcagcagcagcagcagcagcagcagcagcagcagcagcagcaacgaCAGCTACCTCTGCATTTGCAATGATGGTTATGAAAGTCTCAACTGTGAACAGCCACTTCCCAGTGTTCCATCCTCTGGCTGGACAGAGTCCATGGTACCCAGACAACTTCAGCCTGTCCCTGCCACCGAGGAGCCTGACATAATCCTGCCCCGCTCTCAGGCAACCATGACATTGCCAACCTGGCAGCCAAAAACAGGGCAGAAAGTTGTAGAAATGAAATGGGATCAAGTAGAG GTGGTCCCTGATGTTGCCTGCGGGAATGCCAGTTCCAACAACTCTGCAGGTGGCCGCCTCGTGTCCTTTGAAGTGCCACAGAACACCTCTGTAAA AATTCGGCAGGATGCTACTGCTTCACTGATCTTGTTGTGGAAGGTCACAGCCACAGGCTTTCAACAGTGCTCCCTCATAGATGGACGAAGCGTGACACCCCTCCAGGCTCCAGGGGGGCTTGTCCTGCTAGAGGAGATGCTGGCCTTGGGACCAAATCACTTCATTGGTGAGTTATGGAAACCTTGTCAATCCCGCTCTGACTCAGCCCAAACTTAG